The genomic window GCGCAGCAGTATGCGTTTTCTGAGCCTTACACCGTCTCTGGTATCGTTGTCCTAGTCAACAATGACAACCCCAAGAACATTCAAGGCGTTGCTGACATCAAGGGTAAAACCGTCGGCACCACCCAGGGCAGCAATTACGCAGAAGCGGCAGAAAAAGCAGGCGCTAACTTAAAGTACTACCAGGGCATCGCTCAGGTACTCACTGACCTTCAGCAGAATCGAATTGATGCCGCTCTCAATGATCGTTTTTATGCCCTGACCGAGCTGAAGAAAACCAATTACAAAGTCAAAGCAGTTGGCGAACCCTTTGACGAGACTCAATCCGCTTTTGCCTTTCAGAAAGATAATGTGCAATTGCGCGATGACGTCAACAGAGTGTTGAGTGAAATCAAACAAGACGGTACACTCACAAAAATCTCAGAGAAATGGTTCGGCGAAGATGTCAGTAGTTGATCTCCTGATTAGCTCGTTTCCTCTGCTACTAAAAGGGGCACTCACAACGGTTTGGATTAGCATCTTGGGCATTGTTTTTGCCCTGATCGTGGGTCTCATTGTCGCGATGCTGACGCTACCTGGCATCAAGGTGCTTGACTGGCTCACCAATCTTTACGTCTCATTCTTTCGAGGCACTCCTTTACTGGTGCAACTGTTTATTATCTATTTTGGCTTCGCCAGTATTGTTCGCTTTACGCCGTTTCAATCGATCGTCATTGGCTTGACCTTGCACTTCGGTGCTTATATCTCAGAATCCTTTCGAGGAGCCATTGCGTCGATTTCTAAGGAACAATGGGAAGCCGCGTTTTCCTTGGGTTTCAATAAGTTCGCCACTTTTAGATACATCATTTTTCCTCAAGCTTGGCGTCGAGCTGTGCCGAGTGTGTGGAACTCACTGATCGATGTTGTGAAAGCTTCCTCACTGGCCTCGGTTGTCACCGTTGAAGAGCTGACTAGTATTGCCGACCAAATCAGTTCGGCCTCGGCAGTTGTCTTGCCCATTCTTCTAGAAGCAGCAGCGATCTATTGGCTGCTAACAACGTTGCTGAGCGTTCTACAGCAATTCTTTGAGCGTCGCTACAAGTATGTAAATTCGTGATCTAGATTGTTAGCTTGCAGAACGGGCTCTGTTAAATTTTTCTGTTAACGGCCAAGGTAGAAGCAAAGCTAGAGGCAAAGGCCGCATTCCTGGCAATCATTTCCTTATCTAGGCGGCACAGCCTCACCTGTTCAAGAACTTTGGCCCCGATATTTTTGTAGAACCGAATACCGCGAGGGTTGTTTGTCGCCACCGTCCAGTCAACCCTACCGCAGCCACACTCCTGAGCAATTTGGCACAAACGAGATATCAGCGCTCGGCCAATGTGTTGGCTCCGGTACTCAGCCTTCACGTATAGGTCATCGAGCCAGATGCCGGGTTTTGCTAAGAAGGTTGAATAGATCGGGTGGTAAGTTGCAAAACCGATGGCCTCTTGCTCAAGCTCAGCTAGAAGAACTGAGGCAAGGACTTTCTCGCCAAATAAGTCGTTTCTCAATTGGTCAGCTGTGGCTGCTACAGCTTCAGGACAGCCATCAAACTCAGCTTTTAAGTGAATTAATTCGATAATCGCATCCATATCTCCAGGCACTGCTGCGCGGATGGTCAGTTCTGGTTTGCTCATGGCATTGACCTTATTTAGGCTGAATCTAGTTTGGCTCGTAGATTCAACCTAATATCTGCTGAATCAACCGTCAAAGTATGACTTAGATAGATTCTATCGACGGCATCGATGGATATGTTTCAATAGATTCTGTATTTACTTGAGATGTAGCTCTTTCTCTCACTGATGGCTGAGGATTCCGACCGGTTGAAGCTCTCTCAGCTACGCGCTTTGGTTGCAGTAGCGGAACATCGCAATTTCAGCTTGGCAGCCTTAGAGCTAGGGTTATCTCAATCAACGATTAGCCATGCCATTGCCTCTCTAGAAGAGGAATTGGGCGTTGTGCTACTAGTTAGAGGCAGGCGTGGTGCAGCCTTGACCCATACGGGTGAGCAGGTTATTCAAGAGGCTCGGCAAGTTTTAAACCTGCTTAAAGTCATTCGCAAAAAAGCAAATCACGATAAACGCTTTGAGAGCGGTCAAGTTCGCGTCGCTTCCACCCGCAGTATTGCAACTCATATCCTGCCAAGTGTGATTGCTCAATTTCGCTCTAAGTTTCCAACCATGAGCGTTGTGATTATTGAGTGCGATCGCTATGCGGAGATCGAGCAAGCCTTACGCCAAGGTCAGGCAGAAGTGGGCTTCACAACTTTGCCAACCACTCCTGAGTTCGAGGGCTGGGAGTTGCTTCGAGATGAATTTGTAGCATTGCTACCGCCTGCACCCAGACAAGAAGCTCCCCTGACTTGGGAACAGTTGGCTGAGTATCCCATGATTGTGAATCTTCGCAGCCCACTCCACAATCAAACGGTCAACGACCATCTGTCGCAATTTGGTCAAACCCTCAGGGTTGATTACGAAGTTAGGGAAGATTCAACCATCCTTAGCATGGTCAAGCAGGGATTGGGGGCGACCGTCATAGCTCAGTTAGCAGCTGAGCCCATTCCAGCAGAGATACAAGTTAAGAGTTTGCCGGTACCACTAGAGCGAGTGATTGGGATTGTGACCTTGGCCGATGCCTTATTGCCCAGGGCCGTTTTCGGTTTTTTGGATACGGTGAAGCACGGGTGGCAACCTCCTTTGTTCAAGCATTAATTGTTCACTCCTGACCCTTTATTTCTAGAAAGCAGCTTTGACCAAGCTGGTTGTTCGCAGGACTGATTCCTGTTTAAAGGAGCGCTTGTAAGTATCGATAATCGCTTTTACATCTGTTTCTTTTTGGGGGCTGTTCTGGTAGATCAGAACTACAACATGGGTATTTTCTCTCACCAATCTTCCAGAACTATCTTGATATTGTCCATAAGCACTCAATACGGTGAAGCCATCTTTGAAGCGGGGCGTAATTTCACGATTGACAAAGGTTTGCCATTCAGTGACAGACACAGTTTTGCCATCCGGTTTTGAAAGCCCAAAGTAAAGCTCTACTTCTGTTAGGACCTCTCCTGGAGCTTGGTCGTACAGCTCACTTGGGGTCTCGGTAGCGGGGGCTTGAAGAACTTGCGCAGAGGCAGGAAGCAGTTGAGACTTGCCCTCTAGATTCAAGTGAGCAGAGCCTATGGCTAGTAAGCTAGCTATACCAAGGCAACTGAACAAGCTCTTTTGCAGAAGTGTCATGGGAGTGGCAGGTGGCAAATTTCCCAGACACTATATCACTTGGGTTTAAAACCCCTTTCTATATCGGGTTTTAGAAATGAAAATTCAAAACAAGAAGCTGGTTTTCTATGACTTAAACTTCAAAATTTATAAGTTCAAAATCTATGTGAGCTACTTGTGACGAGCTAGCATCCAGAGGGCAAAGCGCTCTACTCCGCCTCCCTCACGGTCATGTTCTGCTCTAGTGAGCGCCGTTGCTCGCCTTGTTGGATCTCGCGCTCCAGGAAGTAGTTGAGCAGGGTTCGTAGCAGGACAATTGCTCCCAGGTCCAAGATGTCCTGGCGCGTCGGCGCAACGGCTGTTAGCAAAAT from Leptolyngbya sp. FACHB-261 includes these protein-coding regions:
- a CDS encoding transporter substrate-binding domain-containing protein, which translates into the protein MPNPNLGLPRQIARSRFLRLFAYSCGSAVVLAACSSGTAGSSAGDSATGNSTTPAVNSSTSAPAASGPALTVGTEATYPPFSFRDLQSGEIVGYDVDVAREVAKRLGREIEFVPTPWKSMLASLDAKRFDFVANQVSVSPERAQQYAFSEPYTVSGIVVLVNNDNPKNIQGVADIKGKTVGTTQGSNYAEAAEKAGANLKYYQGIAQVLTDLQQNRIDAALNDRFYALTELKKTNYKVKAVGEPFDETQSAFAFQKDNVQLRDDVNRVLSEIKQDGTLTKISEKWFGEDVSS
- a CDS encoding DUF3574 domain-containing protein, translating into MTLLQKSLFSCLGIASLLAIGSAHLNLEGKSQLLPASAQVLQAPATETPSELYDQAPGEVLTEVELYFGLSKPDGKTVSVTEWQTFVNREITPRFKDGFTVLSAYGQYQDSSGRLVRENTHVVVLIYQNSPQKETDVKAIIDTYKRSFKQESVLRTTSLVKAAF
- a CDS encoding GNAT family N-acetyltransferase, with protein sequence MSKPELTIRAAVPGDMDAIIELIHLKAEFDGCPEAVAATADQLRNDLFGEKVLASVLLAELEQEAIGFATYHPIYSTFLAKPGIWLDDLYVKAEYRSQHIGRALISRLCQIAQECGCGRVDWTVATNNPRGIRFYKNIGAKVLEQVRLCRLDKEMIARNAAFASSFASTLAVNRKI
- a CDS encoding amino acid ABC transporter permease, with the protein product MSVVDLLISSFPLLLKGALTTVWISILGIVFALIVGLIVAMLTLPGIKVLDWLTNLYVSFFRGTPLLVQLFIIYFGFASIVRFTPFQSIVIGLTLHFGAYISESFRGAIASISKEQWEAAFSLGFNKFATFRYIIFPQAWRRAVPSVWNSLIDVVKASSLASVVTVEELTSIADQISSASAVVLPILLEAAAIYWLLTTLLSVLQQFFERRYKYVNS
- a CDS encoding LysR family transcriptional regulator, whose translation is MAEDSDRLKLSQLRALVAVAEHRNFSLAALELGLSQSTISHAIASLEEELGVVLLVRGRRGAALTHTGEQVIQEARQVLNLLKVIRKKANHDKRFESGQVRVASTRSIATHILPSVIAQFRSKFPTMSVVIIECDRYAEIEQALRQGQAEVGFTTLPTTPEFEGWELLRDEFVALLPPAPRQEAPLTWEQLAEYPMIVNLRSPLHNQTVNDHLSQFGQTLRVDYEVREDSTILSMVKQGLGATVIAQLAAEPIPAEIQVKSLPVPLERVIGIVTLADALLPRAVFGFLDTVKHGWQPPLFKH